One stretch of Nocardia mangyaensis DNA includes these proteins:
- a CDS encoding ABC transporter ATP-binding protein: protein MGSQLEVEAVTVTFGGHRALDQAGLCAEAGRVTGLIGPNGAGKSTLFDVICGLRRPVTGRVTMNGRNVTRLGPSRRAGHGLARTFQRLELFGRLSVRDNLLVAAELGRHRREAGAIVDDLLGRLGLDDVADTSADDLPTGTGRLVEVGRAMAARPSVVLLDEPAAGLDHTETERFAALLRSLADDGVAVLLVEHDMGLVMNVCDQLYVLDLGKIISSGPPEVIRRDAAVLAAYLGEG, encoded by the coding sequence GTGGGATCGCAACTCGAAGTTGAGGCGGTCACGGTGACCTTCGGCGGTCACCGCGCCCTCGACCAGGCCGGGCTGTGTGCCGAGGCGGGCCGGGTGACCGGTCTCATCGGGCCCAACGGCGCGGGCAAGAGCACCCTGTTCGACGTGATCTGCGGATTGCGGCGACCGGTGACCGGCCGAGTCACGATGAACGGCCGGAACGTGACCAGGCTCGGCCCCTCCCGCCGGGCCGGACACGGGCTGGCGCGGACCTTTCAGCGGCTGGAACTGTTCGGTCGCTTGAGCGTTCGCGACAATCTGCTGGTCGCCGCTGAGCTCGGACGGCATCGGCGCGAGGCCGGTGCGATCGTCGACGACCTGCTCGGCAGGCTCGGCTTGGATGACGTCGCCGACACCTCCGCCGACGATCTGCCGACCGGCACCGGTCGACTGGTCGAGGTGGGCCGGGCGATGGCGGCCCGGCCCAGCGTGGTCCTGCTCGACGAGCCCGCGGCCGGTCTCGACCACACCGAAACCGAGCGGTTCGCCGCGCTGCTGCGATCACTGGCCGACGACGGCGTCGCGGTCCTGCTCGTCGAACACGATATGGGCCTGGTCATGAATGTCTGCGATCAGCTCTACGTGCTCGATCTCGGCAAGATCATCAGTTCCGGTCCGCCCGAGGTGATCCGTCGTGACGCCGCCGTACTCGCCGCTTACCTAGGAGAAGGATGA